The window ATAGATTGCCACGTCGCTTTGCTCCTCGCAATGACCAGAAAAGTAGTTATGCAAACGTCTCATTTCGTTTCTTGGATTTCCCGGATTCTCTTTTTAGGGGAAAACGTTTATTTAAACTCCAATATTGATGTTCTCGTAAAAAGTCATAAACTGCACCATTTGTCGTCCTGAACTTGTTTCAGGATCTCACTTGTTTCAGCATCTAATTATTTCAGCAAGTTAGAGACCCTGAAATAAATTCAGGGTGACAAAAAAAGACTTTTTACGAGACCATCAATATTATATTATAGATAAAATGGTTGTGAAACATCTCTTTTGTACCTAATTTTAAAAGTGAAGCTCCCCGCCCACAGGGCGGGGAGCCCAGCAATTAGCCAGTCACTTTTTCAAAGATCTGTTTTATTCCTTCTGCACCGCCTAACGGTATTCCTATATGTTGAGGAGGAACCGAGTAATCTCGAGGGTTTATCCGGATTAGAGTGCCGCCGTGCATCTGGACTATATATTCGGATTTCATCCGAACGGTTGGCACAGATTCTCCTGCTCCCATTTCAACCACCACTAATTTCATTTTTTCATCGTGCACTCTCTTTAACCATTTTCTCATTTGCTGGCTCTGTTCATCGGTTCTGTGGGGGAGCCAATTCCAGTCGCCAAACATCAGGATATTGGGTCTGGCAACCATGCCGCAGTCTGCACATTTGGGCAATGGTTCTTCTGCCTTGAACGTATCCTCGTCTACTTCAACTTCTGTCCGGTTCGCATCCCATATTTTATGACTGCAAACGTTGCTGCATTGAAGATAATGAATTGAACCGTGGCACTCTTCTATGCGGTCTTTTCCATAACCGGCTTTCTGGAATTGTCCATCGACATTAGAGGTGAAGACAAAATAACCTCCGATTTTCTGTTCAGCTATTTCCAGAAGCTGGGTAAAACCTTTATGCGGCTGTGTCTTTCTGTAAAGATTTAACCGGTGCCCATAGAATGCCCAGGCTAATTGGGGGTCGCTGTGAAACCACCGTGGATTTGCCATTTCACTAAACGACAGTTCCAGTTTGGCAATCGGCGGGTAAGCTTTCCAAAATCCTTTATTTCCCCTGAAATCGGGCAGTCCTGAATCAACGCCTATGCCTGCTCCTGCAGTTATCAGAACCGTATCTGCATTTTTAAGCGCCAATGCGGCCTTTTTTATATCTTCTTTTATTTTCATTGGAGTAAACACACCCGTCCATACAATCAGGCCAGTTATATACTTACTTCATTTTGTGTTTGTTAATCGTCTCTTTGAGATGAGCCACGTATTTTTCAGCTCCTCCTCTTCGGTAACCGGTTGTCCCTAATAACTCTCCATCGGGACTCAGTATGATGATGGTGGGAAAACCGCGAACTTTAAATTTTTCCATTAACTTTCCATTTTCTTCCTTGCGCTTTTTGCTCTGGTATTTTTTACTGGGAAAGTCAATCAACACGCAAACTAAATTTTCTTTTGCGAATGTTTTGAAGGCCTCATGGCTCAATACTTCTTTCTCCAGTTTCATGCACCAGGAACACCAATCTGATCCGCTAAAGTCAAGCAGAAGATATTTGCCTGAAGTTTTTGCTTCTGATGAAGCTTTTTCAAAATCTTCATTCCAGTTTTCGGCTTGTGCTGCTATGCCAAAGGATAAAATAATTGTGATGAGAAAACCTATGATAAAAGCTTTTTTCATTGGGCACACTCCTTTGAGTCGTTTTACTGATTGATCGTAAAATATCATTTTGCATCATTTAGTTAAACCTTCAATTTCTTCCGAACTGTAACCAAGGGATTTAAAATCCAGTCGCCCGCCTGCTTTTATATGGCAATCCTTGCAGGTTAAGGCGTCTTTAGCGGGGGCGATACTATGGAACTGCTGGAAGTACATGGGTGACCTTCTTATTATGGCAGAATCATAGCGTCCATTTTGCCATTGATGCATCTGTTTTATCGTGGTGTCCTTTTTTCCTTTACCGCCGGCGCGTGCCACAAATGCTTTTGGGACAGGGTGCCCGTTCGAATATCCGTCAGGATCATCCAGGACTTCAGGGGTGGTCCCGTCATCAAAAAGTATCGTTTCAACTACTGAAAATGGCGTAATACGGCTGTTATCATCTTCGCGACTTCCTGTTGGGTGTGGAATCTCAGTGCACAGCGTATCAGGATTATACCAGGCATATACGGGCTTAAACCCGGCCTTTTTCATGGACTTGTAGCAGTCCACCATATCGTTTATTTGCTGGTTCATCTTTTCAGGTGTCGCCATTCCAAAAAGCTTGGCAATCGGCATCATCCACTGATATTGCTTCATCATTTTTTCCATATCCATTCCCGGGAGCCAGTTGATTTGTTTTGCACCCGGGTATGTTTTCGGGATATGGCAGACCTCGCACGTAATTTTAGGTAAATGTTCATTCAAAGCATCTTTGTTTATACCTTCATGTGGTTCATCGCCATGACAGTCCATACAGGTTTTCATGGTTCCGCGTAATTCAGGTGTGCCTATTGCATCGAGTATTTTACCTTTTCCAATCTGATGATTTTTTGTAATGTGACACTCCTGACACCTCATTCCGGCGGCATAATGAACGTCAGTAGGGCTACCCTTGAACAGGCCGTATCGGGTGCCCCGCTTACCGTTTGTCCGCCAGTGGCAGAAATTACAATTGTCCGGGGCAGGCTTTCCGACACGAAGTTCCACCCCTTCCATAGCTTTTACTGCGATGTCGGACAGATCAAGCTTTTTCATGTTTCCACCCACCTTGGCCCCGGCCATCATCAACGAGGAAAGACGCGCGCCATTGCTCAATACTATTTTACCATACTTATCCATACCCGCAGGTGACTTGCCTAAGCCCTGTCCGCCCTTGTAACCACTCTTTTGGTGGCATATAAGACAGTCAACGTCCATCCCGTACGGCTTTAATACTCCGCCTCCGGGATGGCACTGTGCGCAGAAGATAGCTTCCATCTGCTGCCAGTGTTTCTCAGGCTCAGCCGTCCGGTCCAGATTGGAGAGCGGGTACCATCGAGTGTACATACCTGTATCTACAGCTTCTGAAGGATCGTAAGCAATTTTGCCGTCTTTCGTGATTCGTCCCTGATGCACATGGTAGCTGTTGGTTATTTCCCTGTATTCTTTCTGGTGACAGGCGTAACAAGCCTCAGACCCCTTGTAACCACCGAGCTGTCTGAAAACTAGGCTGTGCATCTCTTCAATGCGAAGCTCTTCTTTATTTGATGGAAAGATGACAGGAGCGAGTCCTGGTGTAGCAATCTGTTTTTTGGAAACACAAGTGACAATCAGGAACAAGGAGGAAAGGCAGAAGAACAGAAAAAAACTTATTTTAATTTGTTTCTTCATAATTGTCCTCATTTAGAAATGTTTGATGTTTCGCTCCGGGGATTCCATGATACATCTGCTTTGAGGTTTAACACCCTGGCAATCGATTCCCAGGGTGTCACCAAAACGGGGCAACGGTTGCTGTCTTTCTGATCAGTATGACAAACAAATAAACCTTTGGGAAACCGAGTACCAAGATAAACATTAGTCACATCGATTCCATCCGTATGTATTGCACCATCGATATGGAAGGTTCCAAGGAACTTATCTTCTCCTCCAAGTTGATAGACTTTAACGGAATTTCGTGACTGATTTGAAACCATCAAATAACCTTCTCCGGCATGTGATTTATAAATAGTAAGACCTTCTACATCAAACATCAAACCGTTCTTCCAGGTTTTTATTATAAGTTCTCCCGGTGTTGGATCACCCGGTTCAGCACCGACT of the Syntrophales bacterium genome contains:
- a CDS encoding Sir2 family NAD-dependent protein deacetylase, with the protein product MKIKEDIKKAALALKNADTVLITAGAGIGVDSGLPDFRGNKGFWKAYPPIAKLELSFSEMANPRWFHSDPQLAWAFYGHRLNLYRKTQPHKGFTQLLEIAEQKIGGYFVFTSNVDGQFQKAGYGKDRIEECHGSIHYLQCSNVCSHKIWDANRTEVEVDEDTFKAEEPLPKCADCGMVARPNILMFGDWNWLPHRTDEQSQQMRKWLKRVHDEKMKLVVVEMGAGESVPTVRMKSEYIVQMHGGTLIRINPRDYSVPPQHIGIPLGGAEGIKQIFEKVTG
- a CDS encoding thioredoxin family protein, producing the protein MKKAFIIGFLITIILSFGIAAQAENWNEDFEKASSEAKTSGKYLLLDFSGSDWCSWCMKLEKEVLSHEAFKTFAKENLVCVLIDFPSKKYQSKKRKEENGKLMEKFKVRGFPTIIILSPDGELLGTTGYRRGGAEKYVAHLKETINKHKMK